Proteins from a single region of Streptomyces glaucescens:
- a CDS encoding cupin domain-containing protein encodes MAAAAKIAMSSVAPSHRQGGSTRALLTPSSVGATSGFLGHIELAPGESVTEHYHPFSDKYLYLIEGSLVVRVNGEEVRLERDEALFVTRGQRHRIENRGNVPARVVFQISPLAPRPELGHVDTEPVPNPAAAPPKVGG; translated from the coding sequence GTGGCAGCCGCCGCCAAGATCGCCATGTCCAGTGTGGCGCCCAGTCACCGGCAGGGGGGCAGCACCCGCGCCCTGCTGACGCCGTCGTCGGTGGGTGCGACCTCCGGATTCCTCGGCCACATCGAACTGGCGCCCGGGGAGTCCGTCACCGAGCACTACCACCCGTTCTCGGACAAGTACCTGTACCTGATCGAAGGGAGCCTCGTGGTCCGGGTGAACGGCGAGGAGGTGCGCCTGGAGCGGGACGAGGCCCTGTTCGTGACCCGGGGCCAGCGGCACCGCATCGAGAACCGAGGAAACGTTCCTGCACGGGTGGTCTTCCAGATCTCGCCGCTCGCCCCGCGGCCCGAACTCGGCCATGTCGACACCGAGCCCGTGCCGAACCCGGCGGCGGCGCCGCCGAAGGTGGGAGGCTGA
- a CDS encoding acyl carrier protein: MPQIGLPRLVEIIRECAGDPDERDLDGDILDVTYQDLGYDSIALLEISAKLEQDLGVSIPGEELKTPRHTLHLVNTETAGEVA; this comes from the coding sequence GTGCCCCAGATCGGCCTGCCCCGACTCGTCGAGATCATCAGGGAATGCGCAGGAGACCCCGACGAACGGGACCTGGACGGCGACATCCTCGACGTCACCTACCAGGACCTCGGCTACGACTCCATCGCCCTGCTGGAGATCTCCGCGAAGCTGGAACAGGACCTCGGGGTGTCGATACCGGGGGAGGAGCTGAAGACCCCCCGGCACACCCTCCACCTCGTCAACACCGAGACGGCCGGGGAGGTCGCCTGA
- the tcmK gene encoding tetracenomycin C polyketide synthase ketoacyl synthase alpha subunit TcmK — protein MTRHAEKRVVITGIGVRAPGGAGTAAFWDLLTAGRTATRTISLFDAAPYRSRIAGEIDFDPIGEGLSPRQASTYDRATQLAVVCAREALKDSGLDPAAVNPERIGVSIGTAVGCTTGLDREYARVSEGGSRWLVDHTLAVEQLFDYFVPTSICREVAWEAGAEGPVTVVSTGCTSGLDAVGYGTELIRDGRADVVVCGATDAPISPITVACFDAIKATSANNDDPAHASRPFDRNRDGFVLGEGSAVFVLEELSAARRRGAHAYAEVRGFATRSNAFHMTGLKPDGREMAEAITAALDQARRTGDDLHYINAHGSGTRQNDRHETAAFKRSLGQRAYDVPVSSIKSMIGHSLGAIGSLELAACALAIEHGVIPPTANYEEPDPECDLDYVPNVAREQRVDTVLSVGSGFGGFQSAAVLARPKETRS, from the coding sequence ATGACCCGGCACGCGGAGAAGCGGGTGGTGATCACCGGCATCGGTGTGCGAGCCCCGGGAGGCGCCGGAACCGCGGCCTTCTGGGACCTGCTCACCGCCGGACGCACCGCCACCAGGACGATCTCCCTGTTCGACGCCGCGCCCTACCGGTCCCGGATAGCCGGAGAGATCGACTTCGACCCGATCGGCGAGGGCCTGTCGCCCCGGCAGGCGTCGACGTACGACCGGGCCACGCAGCTCGCCGTCGTCTGCGCCCGCGAGGCGCTGAAGGACAGCGGGCTGGACCCGGCCGCGGTGAACCCGGAACGGATCGGGGTGAGCATCGGCACCGCCGTCGGCTGCACCACCGGCCTCGACCGCGAGTACGCGCGGGTCAGCGAGGGCGGCTCGCGCTGGCTGGTCGACCACACGCTCGCGGTGGAGCAGCTCTTCGACTACTTCGTCCCGACCTCCATCTGCCGGGAGGTCGCCTGGGAGGCGGGGGCCGAGGGACCGGTGACGGTGGTGTCGACCGGGTGCACCTCGGGCCTCGACGCCGTCGGATACGGCACGGAGCTCATCCGGGACGGGCGCGCCGACGTGGTCGTCTGCGGCGCCACCGACGCGCCGATCTCCCCCATCACCGTGGCCTGCTTCGACGCCATCAAGGCGACGTCGGCCAACAACGACGACCCGGCCCACGCCTCCCGCCCCTTCGACCGCAACCGCGACGGCTTCGTGCTCGGGGAGGGCTCGGCGGTCTTCGTCCTGGAGGAGCTGTCCGCCGCCCGCCGGCGAGGAGCGCACGCCTACGCGGAGGTCCGCGGCTTCGCCACACGGTCGAACGCCTTCCACATGACCGGTCTGAAGCCGGACGGCAGGGAGATGGCGGAGGCCATCACCGCCGCCCTGGACCAGGCCCGCCGCACCGGCGACGACCTGCACTACATCAACGCGCACGGCTCCGGCACCCGGCAGAACGACCGGCACGAGACGGCGGCCTTCAAGCGCAGCCTGGGGCAACGGGCGTACGACGTGCCCGTCAGCTCCATCAAGTCCATGATCGGCCACTCGCTCGGAGCGATCGGCTCCCTCGAACTGGCCGCCTGCGCGCTGGCGATCGAACACGGCGTGATCCCGCCCACCGCCAACTACGAGGAACCCGACCCCGAATGCGACCTCGACTACGTGCCGAACGTCGCGCGGGAACAGCGGGTCGACACCGTGCTCAGCGTCGGCAGCGGATTCGGCGGCTTCCAGAGCGCCGCGGTGCTGGCCCGGCCGAAGGAGACCCGCTCATGA
- the tcmL gene encoding tetracenomycin C polyketide synthase ketoacyl synthase subunit beta TcmL — translation MSAPAPVVVTGLGIVAPNGTGTEEYWAATLAGKSGIDVIQRFDPHGYPVRVGGEVLAFDAAAHLPGRLLPQTDRMTQHALVAAEWALADAGLEPEKQDEYGLGVLTAAGAGGFEFGQREMQKLWGTGPERVSAYQSFAWFYAVNTGQISIRHGMRGHSSVFVTEQAGGLDAAAHAARLLRKGTLNTALTGGCEASLCPWGLVAQIPSGFLSEATDPHDAYLPFDARAAGYVPGEGGAMLVAERADSARERDAATVYGRIAGHASTFDARPGTGRPTGPARAIRLALEEARVAPEDVDVVYADAAGVPALDRAEAEALAEVFGPGAVPVTAPKTMTGRLYAGGAALDVATALLSIRDCVVPPTVGTGAPAPGLGIDLVLHQPRELRVDTALVVARGMGGFNSALVVRRHG, via the coding sequence ATGAGCGCGCCGGCCCCCGTCGTGGTCACCGGCCTGGGCATCGTGGCACCCAACGGCACCGGCACCGAGGAGTACTGGGCGGCCACGCTCGCCGGCAAGAGCGGCATCGACGTCATCCAGCGGTTCGACCCCCACGGCTACCCCGTCCGGGTGGGAGGCGAGGTGCTGGCCTTCGACGCCGCCGCCCATCTCCCCGGGCGCCTGCTGCCGCAGACCGACCGCATGACCCAGCACGCCCTGGTGGCCGCCGAATGGGCCCTGGCCGACGCCGGGCTGGAGCCCGAGAAGCAGGACGAGTACGGCCTCGGCGTCCTGACGGCCGCCGGCGCGGGAGGGTTCGAGTTCGGCCAGCGCGAGATGCAGAAACTCTGGGGAACGGGCCCGGAACGCGTCAGCGCCTACCAGTCGTTCGCCTGGTTCTACGCGGTGAACACCGGCCAGATCTCCATCCGCCACGGCATGCGCGGGCACAGCTCCGTGTTCGTCACCGAGCAGGCCGGCGGTCTCGACGCCGCCGCCCACGCGGCCCGCCTGCTGCGCAAGGGGACCCTGAACACCGCCCTGACCGGCGGATGCGAAGCCTCCCTCTGCCCCTGGGGCCTGGTCGCCCAGATCCCGAGCGGCTTCCTGAGCGAGGCCACCGACCCGCACGACGCCTACCTGCCCTTCGACGCGCGGGCGGCCGGGTACGTGCCCGGCGAGGGCGGAGCCATGCTGGTCGCCGAGCGGGCGGACTCCGCACGCGAACGGGACGCCGCCACGGTCTACGGGAGGATCGCCGGGCACGCCTCCACCTTCGACGCCCGCCCCGGCACCGGCCGGCCCACCGGGCCGGCCCGGGCCATCCGCCTGGCCCTCGAAGAGGCCCGGGTCGCGCCCGAGGACGTCGACGTGGTCTACGCCGACGCCGCTGGAGTGCCGGCCCTCGACCGCGCGGAGGCGGAGGCCCTCGCCGAGGTCTTCGGGCCCGGGGCCGTACCGGTCACCGCGCCCAAGACGATGACCGGACGGCTCTACGCCGGGGGAGCGGCCCTCGACGTCGCGACCGCGCTGCTGTCCATCAGGGACTGTGTCGTCCCGCCGACCGTCGGCACCGGTGCGCCCGCGCCGGGGCTCGGCATCGACCTGGTGCTCCACCAGCCCCGTGAGCTGCGGGTGGACACCGCCCTGGTCGTCGCGCGGGGCATGGGCGGATTCAACTCCGCCCTGGTCGTCCGGCGCCACGGCTGA